A single Mercenaria mercenaria strain notata chromosome 9, MADL_Memer_1, whole genome shotgun sequence DNA region contains:
- the LOC123546438 gene encoding neuroligin-4, X-linked-like has translation MQRYMLILLAIGVKYCHGDGETTTVTVESPQGKFKGYVRSFESFGNQYRVRRFLGIPYAEPPTGSRRFKKPVKKEANIGIFDATKRGTACQQLQVKVGGRRNTNIQMNFSDDCLFLNIFAPDVPVSKQKLPVMIFIHGGVFDHGFSDYSVGDILSVYGDVVVVTINYRLNIWGFLSTGDDYLPGNLGLWDQKMAIEWVHNNIASFSGDSELLTLFGHSAGATSAIYQSMFPGNKGLFKRIIAMSGSITSPWAYNENPLIATRKYGALLGCTQDDTGSLSTCITSKSTTELHKALNDHYRLIKFPLDFLPVKDGEFIPLSPKEIFHASSETAKERRELFADKELITGVVSSEALVFISPALGITNDTDNFTLSRTEFENKCVTDVVQVMFGTRHPNAIRNLLVAEYTDWNDPNNDKRSMASLIQIGSDYAFNIQAIETLKVFNKVSNHKAYAYVVDAMPSQHLLRTPAWTTKPNHGDDLTFLFGHDSVDGFTKWTEPFGDGPPADWEHRLSKAIITMWTNFAKSGDPNAPTPLTPLLRMDWPAYDKNTEAYLNISNDIFSIGQRMFARSYNLWMNVLPAVISDIDQAASVQISPVESEGTCAP, from the exons ATGCAACGCTACATGTTAATATTGTTAGCTATCGGAGTAAAATATTGTCATGGTGACGGGGAAACTACCACTGTGACAGTAGAATCTCCACAAGGAAAGTTTAAAGGATACGTACGCTCGTTCGAATCATTCGGCAATCAGTATCGTGTGAGGAGATTTCTCGGGATACCTTATGCAGAGCCACCCACTGGAAGCCGTCGATTTAAAAAACCTGTAAAGAAAGAAGCTAACATCGGGATATTTGATGCTACTAAAAGAGGCACTGCATGTCAACAACTACAAGTGAAGGTTGGCGGAAGAAGAAACACCAACATCCAAATGAACTTTTCAGATGACTGTCTCTTTTTGAACATTTTTGCACCTGATGTTCCCGTATCGAAACAGAAGCTTCCAGTGATGATATTCATTCATGGGGGTGTCTTTGATCACGGATTTTCGGATTACAGTGTCGGTGATATCTTAAGTGTGTATGGTGATGTTGTAGTGGTAACAATAAATTACCGACTGAACATCTGGGGATTTCTAAGCACCGGAGATGACTATTTACCTGGCAACTTAGGACTCTGGGATCAGAAAATGGCAATTGAATGGGTACATAATAATATAGCGTCTTTTTCTGGTGATTCAGAACTTCTTACACTTTTTGGGCATTCTGCAGGGGCAACAAGTGCTATTTATCAAAGTATGTTTCCAGGCAATAAAGGATTATTTAAGCGAATTATAGCTATGAGTGGAAGTATAACTTCTCCTTGGGCTTATAATGAAAATCCATTAATTGCAACCAGAAAATATGGCGCCTTACTTGGATGCACACAGGATGATACAGGAAGTCTCTCGACATGCATCACATCAAAATCGACTACAGAACTTCATAAAGCATTGAATGACCATTATCGTCTTATAAAGTTTCCTCTAGATTTTCTACCGGTTAAAGACGGCGAGTTCATTCCACTTTCGCCGAAGGAGATATTTCATGCATCATCTGAAACTGCAAAAGAAAGGCGAGAGCTATTTGCAGATAAAGAATTAATTACTGGCGTCGTTTCAAGTGAAGCTCTAGTATTCATATCTCCAGCACTTGGTATTACAAATGATACAGACAATTTTACACTGAGTAGAACTGAGTTTGAGAACAAATGTGTAACGGACGTAGTGCAAGTTATGTTTGGTACAAGGCATCCTAATGCAATTAGGAATTTACTTGTTGCAGAATACACGGACTGGAATGACCCTAACAATGACAAACGTTCGATGGCATCTTTAATACAAATTGGTTCTGATTATGCTTTTAATATTCAGGCAATTGAAACATTGAAAGTTTTTAACAAAGTCAGCAATCACAAGGCATATGCGTATGTTGTTGATGCAATGCCTTCACAACACCTTCTTCGGACACCAGCCTGGACAACCAAACCGAATCATGGTGATGATCTTACTTTCCTATTCGGACACGATTCAGTAGATGGCTTTACAAAGTGGACAGAACCTTTTGGAGATGGACCACCTGCAGATTGGGAACATAGGCTTTCCAAAGCAATTATTACCATGTGGACAAATTTTGCCAAATCCGG AGATCCAAATGCCCCCACACCATTGACACCATTGCTACGTATGGACTGGCCAGCCTACGACAAAAATACTGAGGCATACTTGAACATATCCAACGACATATTCTCTATCGGACAGCGCATGTTTGCCCGGAGTTACAACTTGTGGATGAACGTTCTGCCCGCCG